A genomic segment from Leptolyngbya boryana PCC 6306 encodes:
- a CDS encoding serine/threonine phosphatase encodes MLVCPQCQFENPEEHNFCQACGTSLVEKPCPNCDALVDWSTYECPKCGAITGTVRSIAVIPPGGTWQLESRYQILDATQSLIQVLDREPLKPAMIDVPPTSAIPYLELEPYLHQILPLLYNAWHEEERDFLVLEARSQFTQLATFLKHNKQIPMLQILHWFYEMVDLWEVLEPHHLTQSLLSLPNLRLDEDHLLCLEQLLPNSATAPTLRNLGTIWQTLLAQLTQTQSASLHFLIADLCTESVSTPDQLRSRLKAIAQETQADLIDSEIEIMSDPQVPDFPQAPIPNSEVPPEEIVTVFADSEPDSEGDDMPTIVLPMLLFSLDDAGRTDIGRQRTHNEDCFGIDAIIDKVQSPTGRLVKARGLYILCDGMGGHASGEVASQMALDSLRAFFRQYWREIDAGKIPAKLPAADVIRDAIQQANKAIYNVNQEGLKSGSGRMGTTLVMLLVQDTEAAVAHVGDSRMYRYTRKLGLQQVTLDHEVGQREILRGVEPEIAYGRPDAYQLTQALGPRDEYFVNPDVQFFEINEDMVLILASDGLTDNDLLETYWQSHIDPMLSSQTNLDQSVANLIELANQYNGHDNITAIAVRAKVRPNLDQLR; translated from the coding sequence ATGCTGGTTTGCCCTCAATGCCAATTTGAGAACCCAGAAGAGCATAACTTTTGTCAGGCGTGCGGAACTTCATTAGTTGAAAAACCCTGCCCCAATTGTGATGCACTGGTCGATTGGAGTACTTATGAATGCCCAAAATGCGGCGCGATTACGGGAACCGTGCGATCGATAGCAGTCATTCCTCCAGGAGGGACTTGGCAACTTGAGTCACGCTATCAAATTCTCGACGCGACCCAATCGCTGATTCAAGTTCTCGATCGCGAACCGCTCAAACCTGCGATGATTGATGTCCCGCCAACGAGTGCCATACCTTATCTCGAATTAGAACCCTACTTACATCAAATTCTGCCCTTGCTTTACAACGCCTGGCATGAGGAAGAGCGAGACTTTCTGGTGTTAGAAGCGCGATCTCAGTTCACTCAACTCGCTACCTTTCTCAAGCACAATAAGCAAATTCCGATGCTGCAAATTCTGCATTGGTTTTATGAAATGGTGGATCTCTGGGAAGTTCTCGAACCCCATCACCTGACTCAGAGCTTGCTGAGTTTGCCCAATCTTCGACTCGATGAAGATCACCTGCTGTGTCTCGAACAACTGCTACCCAACAGCGCAACTGCGCCGACCCTGCGAAACTTGGGTACAATCTGGCAAACACTGCTTGCTCAATTGACTCAGACTCAATCTGCGTCTTTGCATTTCCTGATTGCTGATCTCTGTACCGAATCTGTTTCCACACCTGACCAATTAAGATCACGGCTAAAAGCGATCGCCCAAGAAACCCAAGCTGATTTAATTGACTCTGAGATTGAGATCATGTCTGACCCACAAGTGCCCGATTTTCCCCAAGCTCCGATTCCCAACTCCGAAGTTCCACCTGAAGAGATCGTCACGGTATTTGCCGATTCGGAGCCAGATTCAGAAGGCGATGATATGCCTACGATCGTGCTGCCGATGCTATTGTTTAGCCTTGACGATGCAGGTCGAACCGATATTGGACGGCAGCGAACTCACAACGAGGATTGCTTCGGGATCGATGCAATCATTGATAAGGTACAGTCTCCTACAGGCAGATTAGTGAAAGCACGTGGGCTGTACATCCTGTGCGATGGCATGGGCGGACATGCCAGTGGAGAAGTGGCAAGCCAAATGGCGCTGGATTCTCTCAGAGCATTCTTCCGGCAATATTGGCGCGAGATTGATGCAGGCAAAATTCCTGCCAAGTTGCCTGCGGCAGATGTCATTCGGGATGCGATTCAGCAGGCGAATAAGGCGATTTATAACGTCAATCAGGAAGGACTAAAATCAGGCAGTGGCAGAATGGGGACGACTCTAGTCATGCTGCTGGTTCAAGATACGGAAGCCGCAGTCGCGCATGTCGGAGATAGTCGCATGTATCGCTATACCCGCAAGCTCGGTTTGCAACAAGTGACGCTCGATCATGAAGTGGGACAACGCGAAATTCTACGAGGCGTTGAGCCTGAAATCGCATACGGTCGCCCAGATGCCTACCAACTGACTCAGGCATTAGGACCACGGGACGAGTATTTTGTGAATCCAGATGTGCAGTTCTTTGAAATTAACGAAGATATGGTGCTCATTCTGGCATCGGATGGCTTAACTGATAATGATCTGCTGGAAACGTATTGGCAAAGCCATATTGACCCAATGTTGAGTTCGCAGACCAATCTGGATCAGAGTGTCGCGAATTTGATTGAGTTGGCAAATCAATACAATGGGCACGACAATATTACCGCGATCGCAGTTCGAGCTAAGGTTCGCCCCAATTTGGATCAGTTGCGGTAG
- a CDS encoding type II toxin-antitoxin system HicA family toxin, protein MQKKTDKGTVGCVVPLHRELKVGTLSGILNQAQVTTDEFIENL, encoded by the coding sequence ATGCAAAAAAAGACGGACAAGGGCACTGTAGGATGTGTTGTTCCCCTGCATCGGGAATTGAAGGTTGGAACACTCAGCGGAATTCTCAATCAAGCACAAGTCACAACCGATGAATTTATCGAGAATCTATAA
- the thiO gene encoding glycine oxidase ThiO, whose amino-acid sequence MQREVLIIGGGIIGLAIAIELKSQGAAVTILCRDFAEGATHAAAGMLAPQAEELPPSPMLDFCLESRARYPDWIHKLESLTGMNAGYWACGILAPRYQLSAHDQWLDRASLLAHQADLGEEVVGGYWFPHDAQVDNRALAKVLWIAAKELGVEIQTGINVERFAFDTNINYLETNQGTWKADHYVLATGAWAQELLPIPVFPRKGQMLAVQVPDPARLPLQHVLFGDAYIVPRQNGRIIIGATSENVGFQRGNTAIGIHTLLAKAIRLYPPIQNFALQEIWSGFRPATPDELPILGESPYTNLTLATGHYRNGILLAPITGSAIAQFVLTQKSDSRLEAFHYSRFS is encoded by the coding sequence ATGCAACGTGAGGTGTTGATCATCGGTGGCGGTATTATCGGACTCGCGATCGCGATCGAACTTAAATCTCAAGGCGCGGCAGTGACCATTCTCTGCCGCGATTTTGCTGAAGGGGCAACTCATGCAGCAGCAGGAATGCTCGCGCCTCAAGCAGAAGAACTTCCGCCCAGTCCGATGCTCGATTTTTGTCTAGAGAGTCGGGCGCGCTACCCCGATTGGATTCATAAGCTCGAATCTTTAACCGGAATGAATGCTGGATATTGGGCTTGTGGCATTCTTGCACCACGGTATCAACTCAGTGCCCATGATCAATGGCTCGATCGAGCCAGCCTACTCGCGCATCAAGCAGACCTTGGTGAAGAAGTCGTTGGAGGCTACTGGTTCCCGCACGACGCGCAAGTGGATAATCGCGCGCTAGCAAAAGTGCTGTGGATAGCAGCAAAAGAGCTAGGAGTCGAAATTCAAACCGGAATCAATGTTGAGCGATTTGCATTTGATACCAACATTAATTATCTAGAGACAAATCAGGGAACTTGGAAAGCCGATCATTACGTTCTGGCAACCGGAGCTTGGGCACAAGAACTGCTGCCGATTCCCGTTTTTCCCAGAAAAGGTCAAATGCTTGCGGTGCAAGTTCCCGACCCTGCAAGGCTGCCCTTGCAACATGTGTTGTTTGGAGACGCTTACATTGTGCCGCGTCAGAATGGGCGCATTATTATCGGCGCAACTAGCGAGAATGTTGGATTTCAGAGAGGCAATACTGCGATCGGCATTCACACGTTGTTAGCAAAGGCCATACGACTTTACCCCCCGATCCAGAACTTTGCATTGCAAGAGATTTGGTCAGGGTTCCGACCTGCAACGCCGGATGAACTTCCGATTTTGGGCGAAAGTCCCTATACAAATTTGACGCTGGCAACTGGGCATTACCGGAATGGCATTTTACTGGCTCCGATTACGGGTAGTGCGATCGCGCAATTTGTCCTCACGCAAAAGTCTGACTCTCGCCTAGAAGCTTTCCATTATTCGCGGTTTTCATAG
- a CDS encoding 2Fe-2S iron-sulfur cluster-binding protein, with translation MPQITAQGKTIECESGANLRQVLLKNGIDLYNGGSTVINCHGLGTCGTCSVEIEGEVSPMEWREKTRLSLPPHNPEKSRRLACQVRVLGDIRVTKHSGFWGQDDAIQWE, from the coding sequence ATGCCGCAAATTACAGCCCAGGGAAAGACGATTGAATGTGAATCCGGTGCAAATTTACGTCAAGTTTTGCTCAAAAACGGAATTGATCTCTACAATGGCGGTTCTACTGTGATTAACTGTCACGGCCTCGGAACTTGCGGAACCTGTTCAGTTGAAATTGAAGGAGAAGTTTCGCCGATGGAATGGCGCGAAAAAACTCGCCTTTCTCTGCCACCCCACAATCCTGAAAAATCTCGTCGTTTAGCCTGTCAAGTTCGCGTGTTAGGTGATATTCGGGTTACAAAACACAGTGGATTTTGGGGACAAGATGACGCGATTCAATGGGAATAA
- a CDS encoding DUF4327 family protein has protein sequence MNLQVAHPMEKLQRQVQKLVDSKLLKPNDSLWKIALLYGDDWSFWKQELEAFEFSMKDPVSELLAVESWEED, from the coding sequence ATGAACCTACAGGTTGCTCATCCGATGGAGAAGTTGCAGCGTCAAGTTCAAAAATTAGTGGACTCGAAGCTGCTGAAGCCAAATGATAGTCTTTGGAAAATCGCACTGCTTTATGGGGATGATTGGAGCTTTTGGAAACAAGAATTAGAAGCATTCGAGTTTTCAATGAAAGATCCGGTCAGTGAACTATTAGCGGTTGAAAGTTGGGAAGAAGACTAA
- a CDS encoding thiazole synthase, producing MQTLEKPLDKNLEDSLIIAGRKFRSRLMTGTGKYRNFDEMRQSIDASGCEIVTVAVRRVQTQAPGHEGLAEAIDWNKIWMLPNTAGCQTAEDAIRVARLGREMAKLLGQEDNNFVKLEVIPDAKYLLPDPIGTLEAAEQLVKEGFAVLPYINADPLLAKRLEEVGCATVMPLGSPIGSGQGIRNAANIQIIIENAKVPVVVDAGIGTPSEAAQAMEFGADALLINTAIAQAANPAAMARAMGLAAEAGRLAYQAGRIPVKAYASASSPLTGRIND from the coding sequence ATGCAAACTTTAGAAAAACCCCTAGACAAGAATTTAGAGGACAGTTTAATCATCGCAGGACGCAAATTTCGCTCCCGCTTGATGACTGGAACTGGAAAATATCGCAATTTCGATGAGATGCGTCAAAGTATTGATGCGAGTGGCTGTGAAATTGTCACAGTCGCTGTGCGGCGCGTACAAACGCAGGCTCCTGGACATGAAGGACTCGCGGAAGCGATCGATTGGAACAAGATTTGGATGCTCCCGAATACCGCAGGTTGCCAAACCGCCGAAGATGCGATTCGAGTGGCACGCTTGGGGCGTGAGATGGCGAAACTGTTGGGACAAGAAGACAATAATTTCGTCAAACTCGAAGTGATTCCTGATGCGAAGTACCTTCTCCCTGATCCCATTGGCACACTAGAAGCGGCTGAACAATTGGTGAAAGAAGGTTTTGCCGTCCTGCCTTACATCAATGCAGATCCACTGCTGGCCAAGCGATTAGAAGAGGTAGGATGCGCAACCGTGATGCCATTGGGGTCTCCAATTGGTTCAGGTCAAGGGATTCGGAATGCGGCAAACATTCAGATCATTATCGAGAATGCCAAGGTTCCGGTCGTAGTAGATGCAGGGATTGGGACTCCCAGTGAGGCAGCGCAAGCGATGGAATTTGGTGCGGACGCATTGTTGATCAATACCGCGATCGCTCAAGCAGCGAATCCGGCAGCAATGGCGCGGGCAATGGGATTAGCGGCTGAAGCCGGTCGTTTGGCATATCAAGCAGGTCGAATTCCGGTCAAGGCGTATGCAAGTGCGAGTTCGCCGTTAACGGGCAGGATCAACGATTAA
- a CDS encoding type II toxin-antitoxin system HicB family antitoxin → MKTRSFTVIISKEDDMYIAECPEVGTVDQGETIEQAVAGLKEATRLYLEEFPIPDGSPKYITSIEVSYA, encoded by the coding sequence ATGAAAACTCGTAGCTTTACAGTCATTATCTCTAAAGAAGACGACATGTATATTGCCGAATGCCCAGAAGTTGGCACAGTTGATCAAGGTGAAACGATCGAACAAGCTGTTGCCGGACTGAAAGAGGCAACCCGTCTGTATCTTGAAGAATTTCCAATACCTGACGGATCGCCCAAATACATCACTAGCATTGAAGTGAGTTATGCCTAA
- a CDS encoding metallophosphoesterase family protein, with translation MMRFVSEPSTALKIQKMRERVQWKAPSLRDRGIDQTRFVIDDPREQNAFSFLVIGDSGSGRHPGHFPQRQIAEQMLLHKDECRFVLHTGDVVYLVGSSEFYPQNFIEPYREFLVGGETPTKIKFDQMVFNFPFLPVLGNHDYYDLTLFYGVLAQVSYPLRLLLRKKIDLDIRFHGSYQGKAFAQAFMDTLWLKDPMHLAEHLDRHYTAETSTGRCLKYEPGLFTRLPNRYYTFRYGGIDFFALDSNTFNEPIVPSSTQEDRGKLLDRRNEIEQEMQQLLQELSRLNVNQPEQSDAADDIRVKLQQLEEIQLDIDKQLNTEASVTDYEQLDWLRDRLIASLNSPDVRGRIIYFHHPPYVTEATKWYQAQTHAVRYRLRQVFDDVAKAVDIKERSIVDLVLTGHAHCFEYLRTVETGHADSNINWVICGGSGYSLRRQREEGTEIEEDDRIVAKSQLFVGRTGQGKDKQRPYSFLRIDVMDGEPVKFVLRPYVSEWSQRQWHDRALDPIVIG, from the coding sequence ATGATGAGATTTGTTTCGGAACCCTCTACTGCACTCAAAATTCAAAAAATGCGGGAGCGGGTGCAGTGGAAAGCCCCTAGTTTGCGCGATCGCGGAATTGATCAAACCCGTTTTGTCATTGATGATCCGCGCGAACAAAATGCTTTTTCTTTCTTGGTGATTGGTGATAGTGGATCGGGACGACACCCTGGGCATTTTCCCCAACGCCAAATTGCTGAGCAGATGTTGCTTCATAAGGACGAATGTCGGTTTGTTTTACATACTGGAGATGTCGTTTATCTTGTTGGCTCTAGTGAATTTTATCCCCAAAATTTTATTGAGCCTTACCGAGAATTTTTAGTTGGGGGAGAAACACCGACCAAGATTAAGTTTGATCAAATGGTGTTTAACTTCCCATTCTTACCTGTGTTGGGAAATCATGATTATTATGATTTAACCCTATTTTATGGTGTATTAGCTCAGGTTTCTTATCCATTGAGACTGTTATTACGAAAAAAGATTGATCTCGATATTCGTTTTCATGGATCTTATCAAGGAAAAGCATTTGCCCAAGCGTTCATGGATACGTTGTGGCTGAAAGACCCAATGCATTTAGCCGAACATCTCGATCGACATTACACGGCTGAAACTTCAACAGGACGGTGCTTAAAATACGAGCCTGGGTTATTTACTCGTTTGCCAAACCGCTACTATACGTTCCGTTACGGCGGGATTGATTTCTTTGCCCTCGACTCCAATACATTTAATGAGCCGATTGTGCCTTCGAGTACTCAAGAAGACCGTGGGAAATTACTCGATCGTCGTAACGAGATCGAGCAAGAAATGCAGCAATTGCTACAAGAACTCTCTCGCTTAAATGTCAATCAACCCGAACAGTCAGACGCAGCAGATGATATTCGCGTCAAACTTCAACAACTTGAAGAGATTCAGCTTGACATTGATAAGCAATTGAATACAGAAGCATCGGTGACAGATTATGAGCAGTTAGACTGGTTACGCGATCGCTTAATTGCATCCCTCAATTCTCCTGACGTGCGAGGCAGAATTATCTATTTTCATCATCCCCCCTATGTGACCGAGGCGACGAAATGGTATCAAGCACAAACTCATGCGGTGCGCTATCGATTGCGGCAGGTTTTTGATGATGTAGCGAAAGCGGTTGATATCAAGGAGCGCTCTATTGTTGATCTTGTGCTTACGGGTCACGCTCATTGTTTTGAGTACCTTCGGACGGTTGAGACTGGACATGCAGATTCCAATATTAATTGGGTGATCTGTGGTGGGAGTGGCTATAGTTTGCGACGACAACGAGAGGAGGGAACCGAGATTGAAGAAGACGATCGCATTGTGGCGAAGTCTCAACTTTTTGTCGGACGAACTGGGCAAGGAAAGGACAAACAGCGTCCTTATTCTTTTCTACGAATTGACGTGATGGATGGTGAACCTGTGAAATTTGTTCTGCGTCCTTATGTTTCGGAATGGTCGCAGCGGCAATGGCACGATCGAGCATTAGACCCGATTGTAATCGGCTGA
- a CDS encoding uridine kinase family protein — protein MILQIADQIRSRFQSPPFLIGISGFGGSGKSTLARELAQQLESVETVSIDEFWLPDCNVLSEDWIVFDRDRLRQQVIIPAHQNQPITYQVFDWEQGKLGNLKQLPASNYLIIEGISVLHPDLCSYYGFTIWVDCPLELAQARGLNRGKTEYNIDESEIWINCWTPNDRAYFEKYRPDLKADYLYRN, from the coding sequence ATGATTTTGCAGATTGCAGATCAAATTCGATCGCGGTTTCAGTCTCCACCTTTTCTAATTGGCATCTCTGGCTTTGGCGGCTCTGGAAAAAGTACGCTTGCTAGAGAACTCGCTCAACAATTAGAAAGCGTTGAGACTGTTTCGATCGACGAATTCTGGCTTCCCGATTGCAATGTTCTATCCGAAGATTGGATTGTGTTCGATCGAGATCGACTCAGACAGCAAGTCATTATTCCAGCCCATCAAAATCAGCCCATTACCTATCAAGTCTTCGATTGGGAACAAGGCAAGTTAGGAAACTTAAAACAGCTTCCTGCCTCAAATTATTTGATCATTGAAGGCATCAGCGTACTCCATCCAGATTTATGCTCCTATTATGGGTTCACAATCTGGGTTGATTGTCCTTTGGAACTCGCTCAGGCTCGCGGTCTAAACCGGGGAAAGACAGAATACAACATTGATGAATCCGAAATTTGGATCAATTGTTGGACACCCAACGATCGTGCTTATTTCGAGAAATATCGTCCTGACTTAAAAGCAGATTATCTCTACCGCAACTGA
- a CDS encoding geranylgeranyl reductase family protein, producing MFDCIVVGAGPAGGTAAYHLAKRGRSVLVLEKDALPRYKPCSGGVSPAIAQWFEFDFSPVISRKVNTIRYTWKLGDPVDATLETPEPMWMVRRDEFDQFVIKQAQQVGAEVRDGTAVTGIEFKGDLWLVQTTAGSLEAKYLIAADGAKGLMAKWLGFKERKTQMGAVMEAPHAIGQTAQFDFGMLKNGFIWNLPKSEGFSAGTASFRGNDKTDFDKALSNYAKEAGFNTSGAQIYTHPIVFWDGDQVLHTQNAVLAGETAAIVDPMTAEGIRPSMFSGMKAAEAIDQALNGNANALAEYTNVIQQEWGSDMVWAQRLANLFYRVPGIGYKVGVKRPTATDRLGKIMCGELRYADVATRALKRLGGGLIPGMGG from the coding sequence ATGTTTGACTGTATTGTTGTTGGAGCAGGTCCCGCCGGCGGAACTGCTGCTTACCATCTCGCAAAACGCGGACGTTCAGTTTTAGTGTTAGAGAAAGACGCTCTGCCTCGTTACAAACCCTGTAGCGGCGGAGTTTCACCTGCGATCGCGCAATGGTTCGAGTTTGATTTCAGCCCCGTCATTTCTCGCAAAGTCAATACAATCCGCTATACCTGGAAGCTCGGTGATCCGGTCGATGCGACACTGGAAACGCCTGAACCGATGTGGATGGTACGCCGTGATGAGTTTGATCAATTTGTGATCAAACAAGCTCAGCAAGTCGGTGCAGAAGTTCGAGACGGAACGGCGGTAACGGGGATCGAATTTAAAGGCGATCTCTGGCTCGTCCAGACCACCGCCGGATCTCTAGAAGCAAAGTATCTAATTGCAGCAGATGGTGCAAAGGGTCTGATGGCGAAATGGCTCGGATTCAAAGAGCGCAAGACGCAAATGGGTGCAGTCATGGAAGCACCTCATGCGATCGGGCAAACGGCTCAATTTGATTTCGGCATGTTGAAGAACGGATTTATCTGGAATTTACCGAAATCCGAAGGGTTCAGTGCCGGAACTGCATCATTTAGAGGCAACGATAAGACCGACTTTGATAAAGCCTTGTCGAATTATGCAAAAGAGGCTGGATTCAATACGAGCGGCGCACAGATTTATACCCATCCGATCGTATTTTGGGACGGGGATCAAGTCTTACATACTCAGAATGCAGTCCTTGCTGGAGAAACGGCAGCGATCGTTGATCCAATGACCGCAGAAGGCATTCGTCCTTCGATGTTTAGCGGCATGAAAGCGGCAGAAGCGATTGATCAAGCACTCAACGGCAATGCAAACGCGCTTGCTGAATATACCAACGTGATTCAGCAAGAGTGGGGCAGCGATATGGTTTGGGCACAACGATTAGCAAATCTGTTTTATCGAGTTCCGGGGATCGGGTACAAGGTGGGTGTGAAACGTCCGACTGCAACCGATCGTTTGGGCAAAATTATGTGCGGTGAGTTGCGTTATGCAGATGTAGCCACCCGTGCATTGAAGCGTTTAGGCGGTGGATTGATCCCTGGAATGGGCGGTTAG
- the cimA gene encoding citramalate synthase produces the protein MTPISLSIYDTTLRDGAQREGISFSVEDKIRIARELDRLGIPFIEGGWPGANPKDVQFFWHLKEQPLSQAEIVAFCFTRRPGKTAATDPMLQPILAAGTKWITIVGKSWDLHVTEGLQTTLDENLAMIQDTITYLRSHDRQVIYDAEHWFDGYKHNREYALATLKSAIAAGAEWITLCDTNGGTLPHEIEQIVRDVRNAVGDVKIGIHPHNDCDLAVANAIAAVNAGATMVQGTINGYGERCGNANLCSVIPNLQLKLGYDCLPAEQLATLAQVSRIVSEVANLAPDDHAAFVGLSAFAHKGGLHVSAVQRNPITYEHLQPELVGNGRRIVISEQAGISNILAKAKSLGFNLDRQDPTCREILESLKHLEQDGYQFEAAEASFELLIRQALGERNAPFEVRGFQVHYDMMAEAAPTHSYCGRARSLATVKVAIAGKEILEAAEGNGPVSALDAALRKALITVYPEIETFYLTDYKVRILDGAAGTSAKTRVLVESSNGVQRWATVGVSGNILEASYQAVVESLEYGLLLQQRAQSPLPSRLLA, from the coding sequence ATGACTCCAATCTCTTTATCGATTTACGATACAACATTGCGCGATGGTGCTCAGCGAGAAGGGATTTCATTTTCAGTCGAAGACAAGATCCGCATTGCGCGAGAACTCGATCGACTCGGGATTCCATTTATCGAAGGCGGATGGCCCGGAGCAAATCCCAAAGATGTGCAATTCTTCTGGCACCTCAAAGAGCAACCGCTGAGTCAGGCTGAAATCGTTGCGTTCTGCTTCACTCGCCGTCCTGGAAAGACGGCTGCAACTGATCCAATGTTGCAGCCGATTTTAGCAGCCGGAACAAAGTGGATCACGATTGTTGGCAAGTCCTGGGATTTGCATGTCACCGAAGGCTTACAAACTACGCTCGATGAAAATCTTGCGATGATTCAAGACACGATCACGTATCTCAGAAGCCACGATCGCCAAGTCATTTATGATGCAGAGCATTGGTTTGATGGTTATAAGCACAATCGAGAGTATGCGCTTGCAACCTTGAAAAGCGCGATCGCAGCAGGAGCAGAATGGATAACTCTCTGCGATACCAATGGCGGAACATTACCGCATGAGATTGAGCAGATTGTGAGAGATGTGAGAAATGCAGTTGGAGATGTGAAAATCGGCATCCATCCGCATAATGACTGTGATTTGGCGGTTGCAAATGCGATCGCGGCGGTCAATGCTGGCGCAACGATGGTTCAAGGCACGATCAACGGCTATGGTGAACGCTGCGGCAATGCCAATCTTTGCTCGGTGATTCCGAACTTGCAATTGAAATTAGGCTATGACTGTTTACCCGCTGAGCAGCTCGCGACGCTGGCTCAAGTCAGTCGCATTGTCAGTGAGGTCGCAAATCTTGCGCCAGATGATCATGCAGCATTTGTCGGATTGTCTGCATTTGCCCACAAAGGCGGATTGCATGTCAGCGCAGTGCAGCGTAATCCAATTACTTACGAGCATTTGCAGCCAGAACTGGTAGGGAACGGTCGGCGAATTGTGATTTCAGAGCAAGCCGGAATTAGCAACATCCTGGCAAAAGCAAAATCTTTGGGATTCAATCTCGATCGTCAAGATCCCACCTGTCGGGAGATTCTTGAATCGTTGAAGCATCTAGAGCAAGATGGCTATCAGTTTGAAGCCGCAGAAGCGAGCTTTGAATTGCTGATTCGGCAGGCTTTGGGAGAGAGAAATGCACCCTTTGAAGTTCGAGGATTTCAGGTGCATTACGACATGATGGCAGAGGCAGCCCCAACGCATAGTTATTGTGGACGCGCGCGATCGCTAGCAACGGTGAAAGTTGCGATCGCAGGCAAAGAAATTCTGGAAGCCGCAGAAGGGAATGGACCTGTTTCTGCTTTAGACGCAGCCTTACGCAAAGCCTTGATCACGGTCTATCCTGAGATTGAAACCTTTTACCTCACAGACTACAAAGTTAGAATTCTCGATGGTGCAGCGGGAACTTCCGCCAAAACGCGTGTGCTCGTTGAGTCAAGTAACGGTGTTCAACGTTGGGCAACGGTAGGAGTCTCAGGAAATATCCTGGAAGCGTCCTATCAAGCTGTCGTTGAAAGTTTAGAGTATGGGCTATTGTTGCAACAACGTGCTCAATCACCATTGCCTAGTAGACTTCTTGCATAG